The following coding sequences lie in one Palaemon carinicauda isolate YSFRI2023 chromosome 7, ASM3689809v2, whole genome shotgun sequence genomic window:
- the LOC137644259 gene encoding uncharacterized protein, whose product MSFELTGYGPSSSKRKLYFDGDEEKYEMWEIKFLAHLRLRKLTLDESEDQTSAEFSAKNADIFAEIVLVLDDKSLQLIMRDAVNDGRKALEILRDHYRGTRKPRIISLYTELTSLKMRGKECVTDYFLRAEAAFTSLKSASETISDSLLIAMVLKGLPEEFTPFNTVVMQKDTESTFPEFKSLLRSYGESLRSREAHRPDVKSENVLKVNYKKNPDYQCGGSASGSSVRCYSCGKTGHKSFECKLKKDRDGARCKNIVKGKGKAKIVLYDTNGIKQNVVLDNALYIPTFKQNIFSVQSAVSKGATVSFNPNHSELKSPNGVSFEINKKGKLYYLNNVSSCKSRSLEEWHKVLGHCNVKDILKLEDKAEGMKISAKTKFDCITCHEGKMHLSRNRLPDERAKSKMEFVHCDLAGPMRTDSLRKVRLVHFTDKFNFDKSQSLKEDGESEDSEFDSDNENVICNEKKTVNDNQNEHSEINTDLTETEREGESRYPSRERTAPKYLEEYVDPDNVDLLSYSVHYCCKVTEIPESYREALNSHVAHKWIAAMDDEIKSLSDNNTYELCSLPNNRCIVGGRWVYAIKEGLNGEEQYKARYVAKGYSQIEGVDYTDTFSPTVLMTSIRMLMQLAVHLADQIENLDALGSSQYISKIPDNIVIRCDGDEVKISQHVKNLGLYMDRYMTFSTHIDKLSRKEEPKVRCAVMFCNNKSKDFLWAHDVQVPGSWFLIAHSAK is encoded by the exons atgtccttcgagctcacaggttatgggcccagctcaagcaagaggaagttgtattttgatggtgatgaggagaAATATGAAATGTGGGAGATAAAATTTCTAGCCCATCTGAGACTTCGAAAACTTACCCTAGACGAAAGTGAAGATCAAACTTCAGCGGAATTCAGTGCTAAAAATGCTGACATTTTTGCCGAGATCGTTCTAGTTCTAGATGATAAGAGCCTCCAATTAATAATGAGAGATGcagtcaacgatggaagaaaggcattggagattctacgggaccattaccgaggtactaggaaaccaagaatcatctccctctacacggagctgacatcactgaaaatgagagggaaagaatGTGTAACGGATTATTTTCTTCGAGCAGAGGCAGCCTTTACTTCGTTAAAGTCAGCTAGTGAGACGATCAGTGACAGCCTTCTTATTGCTATGGTGTTGAAGGGTCTTCCAGAGGAATTTACTCCATTTAATACTGTTGTTATGCAGAAGGATACCGAGTCTACGTTTCCAGAATTCAAGTCTCTGCTACGGAGTTATGGAGAAAGCCTGAGGAGTCGAGAGGCACACAGGCCTGATGTGAAGAGTGAGAACGTCCTTAAGGTGAATTATAAGAAGAATCCTGATTATCAGTGTGGTGGATCTGCCAGTGGCTCATCAGTAAGATGTTATTCATGTGGTAAGACTGGACATAAGTCTTTCGAGTGtaagttgaagaaagacagag atggtgcaagatgcaagaatattgttaaaggtaaaggtaaggctAAAATTGTACTTTATGATACAAATGGTATAAAACAAAATGTTGTTCTTGATAATGCCTTGTATATTCCTACTTTTAAGCAGAATATATTTTCTGTGCAATCAGCTGTTAGTAAAGGAGCTACAGTAAGCTTTAATCCTAATCATTCTGAGTTGAAAAGTCCAAATGgtgtgtcttttgaaataaataagaaaggtaAGCTATATTATCTAAATAATGTAAGCTCATGTAAATCTCGTTCACTAGAGGAGTGGCATAAGGTTTTGGGACACTGCAATGTTAAAGACATTTTGAAGTTAGAAGATAAAGCTGAAGGTATGAAAATTAGTGCCAAAACTAAGTTTGATTGCATAACTTGTCATGAAGGTAAAATGCATTTATCTAGGAACAGATTACCAGATGAGAGAGCAAAGAGTAAAATGGAATTTGTACATTGTGATCTTGCTGGACCAATGA GAACTGACAGTTTGAGAAAGGTTAGGTTAGTACATTTTACtgataaattcaattttgataaatcccAAAGTCTAAAGGAAGATGGTGAATCAGAAGATAGTGAATTTGATTCTGATAATGAGAATGTCATTTGCAATGAAAAGAAAACTGTTAACGATAATCAAA ATGAGCATAGTGAAATTAATACAGATTtgactgaaactgaaagggaaggagagtcccGTTACCCAAGTAGGGAGCGAACTGCTCCCAAATATCTAGAAGAATATGTTGATCCTGATAATGTTGATTTACTGAGCTATTCTGTTCATTATTGTTGTAAAGTAACTGAAATTCCTGAAAGCTATAGAGAGGCATTAAATTCACATGTGGCTCACAAATGGATagctgcaatggatgatgaaattaaATCTTTGAGCGATAACAATACTTATGAATTGTGTAGTTTACCAAACAACCGTTGTATTGTAGGTGGACGATGGGTATATGCCATTAAAGAAGGGTTAAATGGTGAAGAGCAATATAAAGCTCGCTATGTTGCAAAAGGGTATTCCCAAATTGAAggtgttgattatactgatactttttctcctacagtgcttatgacctcaattagaatgctcatgcaattggca GTTcatttggctgatcaaatagaaaatctagatgccttgggtagctcacagtatattagcaaaattccagataaCATTGTAATAagatgcgatggtgatgaagtaaagataagtcaacatgtgaaaaatcttgGTCTatacatggacaggtacatgacattcagtactcacattgacaaGCTGAGTAGAAAA